A stretch of Corallococcus macrosporus DNA encodes these proteins:
- a CDS encoding SUF system Fe-S cluster assembly regulator: MLRMSKMTDYGIVLMAELARADGETRTTRELAARTHVALPSASKVLKGLLQAGLVVSHRGANGGYGLSRPAEAISLAELVSALEGPVSLTECGQHQGKPAGPCELEAVCQVRGHWRLINQAIQEALGKLTLADLRAPAPRMPERLVGLGLPTSAALPPSVTGVRS, translated from the coding sequence ATGCTCCGGATGAGCAAGATGACCGACTACGGCATCGTGCTGATGGCCGAGCTGGCACGCGCGGACGGGGAAACCCGTACCACGCGAGAGCTGGCGGCGCGCACGCATGTCGCCCTTCCGTCCGCGAGCAAGGTCCTCAAGGGCCTCCTGCAGGCGGGGCTGGTGGTGTCGCACCGGGGGGCGAACGGCGGCTACGGCCTGTCGCGTCCGGCGGAGGCCATCTCGCTGGCGGAGCTGGTGTCCGCGCTGGAGGGGCCGGTGTCCCTCACGGAGTGCGGCCAGCACCAGGGCAAGCCCGCCGGCCCCTGTGAGCTGGAGGCCGTCTGCCAGGTGCGCGGCCACTGGCGCCTCATCAATCAAGCCATCCAGGAAGCGCTGGGGAAGCTGACGCTCGCGGACCTGCGCGCGCCCGCGCCCCGCATGCCGGAGCGGCTGGTGGGCCTGGGCCTGCCGACGTCCGCGGCCCTTCCTCCTTCCGTCACGGGAGTCCGTTCATGA
- a CDS encoding ABC transporter substrate-binding protein, which produces MRRPLPLLLTALALALVGCEKKSAPAPAPAPATQGGSATTAPPGPPPEGSILIGEVGSLTGSEATFGISARNGIDLALQEANAAGGVRGQKLVVRVYDSQGRPEEGAQAATRLIAQDKVVALLGEAASSVSMAMADKAQAAKVPMITPTSTSPEVTKKGDYIFRVCFIDPFQGLVMAKFARENLKLDKVAVLTDNKSAFSVGLADVFNQKFKEFGGTIVGNESYSKGDTDFRAQLTSIKNMKPQAVFVPGYYTDVGIIARQAREVGLRVPLLGGDGWDSDKLYELGGSALEGSYFSNHYSPDNPDPVVQNFLKKYKAAYGSVPDSVAVLAYDAGRLLVDAMKRAPDTSGPAIRDAIAATKDFPGVAGTINLDANRDAVKQAVVMKVEGGKAVFVTTVKP; this is translated from the coding sequence ATGCGCCGTCCCCTCCCCCTCCTGCTCACCGCGCTGGCCCTGGCCCTGGTGGGTTGTGAGAAGAAGTCCGCCCCGGCCCCCGCGCCCGCGCCCGCCACGCAGGGCGGCAGCGCCACCACGGCCCCGCCGGGCCCCCCGCCGGAGGGCAGCATTCTCATTGGCGAGGTGGGCAGCCTCACCGGCTCCGAGGCCACCTTCGGCATCTCCGCGCGCAACGGCATCGACCTGGCGCTGCAGGAGGCCAACGCCGCGGGCGGCGTGCGCGGCCAGAAGCTGGTGGTGCGCGTCTACGACAGCCAGGGCCGTCCGGAGGAAGGCGCCCAGGCCGCCACGCGGCTCATCGCGCAGGACAAGGTGGTGGCGCTGCTGGGTGAGGCCGCGTCGTCCGTGTCCATGGCCATGGCGGACAAGGCGCAGGCGGCGAAGGTGCCCATGATCACCCCCACCTCCACCAGCCCGGAGGTGACGAAGAAGGGCGACTACATCTTCCGCGTCTGCTTCATCGACCCGTTCCAGGGCCTGGTGATGGCGAAGTTCGCGCGGGAGAACCTCAAGCTCGACAAGGTCGCGGTGCTCACCGACAACAAGAGCGCCTTCTCCGTGGGCCTGGCGGACGTCTTCAACCAGAAGTTCAAGGAGTTCGGCGGCACCATCGTCGGCAACGAGAGCTACTCCAAGGGCGACACGGACTTCCGCGCGCAGCTGACGTCCATCAAGAACATGAAGCCGCAGGCGGTGTTCGTGCCGGGCTACTACACGGACGTGGGCATCATCGCGCGGCAGGCCCGTGAGGTCGGCCTGCGCGTGCCGCTCTTGGGCGGGGACGGCTGGGACTCCGACAAGCTGTACGAGCTGGGCGGCTCCGCGCTGGAGGGCAGCTACTTCTCCAACCACTACTCGCCGGACAACCCGGACCCCGTCGTGCAGAACTTCCTCAAGAAGTACAAGGCCGCCTACGGCAGCGTGCCGGACAGCGTGGCGGTGCTGGCGTACGACGCCGGGCGCCTGCTGGTGGACGCGATGAAGCGCGCGCCGGACACCTCGGGGCCCGCCATCCGCGACGCCATCGCGGCCACGAAGGACTTCCCGGGCGTGGCGGGCACCATCAACCTGGACGCCAACCGCGACGCGGTGAAGCAGGCCGTGGTGATGAAGGTGGAGGGCGGCAAGGCGGTGTTCGTCACCACCGTGAAGCCGTAG